One window from the genome of Bacillus sp. (in: firmicutes) encodes:
- a CDS encoding nitroreductase family protein has translation MADIFGVIESRRSAKVYDPNLPISREELVELLEIAGKAPSAWNLQHWHFMIFDNKEIQQRLLPIAYNQQQIVDASAVIAVLGDLEANKNAELVFTPDVEAGMMTPEIKSALIQQIEGAYQNKQYARDAAFSNASLAAMQFMLAAKAKGWDTCPIGGFNPVQFMKEFNVSDRYVPVMLITIGKAIKEPRKSNRLDIHQLITEAK, from the coding sequence TTCAGCAAAAGTGTACGACCCAAATCTTCCAATTTCGCGTGAAGAGCTTGTTGAGTTATTAGAAATTGCTGGTAAAGCGCCTTCTGCTTGGAACTTACAACATTGGCATTTTATGATTTTTGATAATAAAGAAATTCAACAACGGTTACTCCCAATTGCTTATAACCAACAACAAATTGTTGATGCATCCGCTGTTATCGCGGTATTAGGGGACCTTGAGGCAAACAAAAATGCTGAGCTGGTATTTACCCCAGATGTAGAAGCTGGTATGATGACCCCTGAAATTAAAAGTGCGCTCATTCAACAAATTGAAGGAGCTTATCAAAATAAACAATATGCACGCGACGCTGCGTTCAGTAACGCGTCATTAGCGGCGATGCAATTCATGTTAGCCGCGAAAGCGAAAGGCTGGGACACATGTCCAATTGGTGGTTTTAATCCAGTCCAGTTTATGAAAGAATTTAACGTATCTGATCGCTATGTACCAGTGATGCTTATTACCATTGGAAAAGCGATCAAAGAACCACGTAAATCCAATCGTCTCGACATTCATCAATTAATTACGGAAGCAAAATAA